A window of Acipenser ruthenus chromosome 32, fAciRut3.2 maternal haplotype, whole genome shotgun sequence genomic DNA:
AATGTAAAACGAGTGCCTCTCTCCATTGCGTCCTGCCACTCTGGGGTGAAAGAAAGGGGGCTTGTTAccccaggaggttccaggttcaaatcccagctcagcccctgtgtgcgtgcgtgcgtgcgtgtgtgtgaccctgagcaagtcactgaacctccttgtgctccgtccttcggatgagacgtaaaacaaacgaggtcctattggaagtgactctgcagcagcagcagcagcagcagttgttgatgatgcagagttcaccctcctagtctcttctctgtgcttcaccgcGCGTTGGTTTGCTTAGTTtaactttgctgtgttttttttttttaaaccatcaagAGAACTTCTGTAAAGGGATGAATCGATCAATAAAATCCTATAACACGCTGACAGCGACCCTGTCAGCAACCGCGGCGTGCGGGTTAGAGGCCGTGTCGGAGCCAGCGGGGGTCGAGTCTCTGTCGGCACGGTGTCAGATGTTTGACAGTCGCTGTTCTGTTTATCGGAAGCGCGTTGTCAAAACTTCCAAAGTCTCGCTGACAGACTCCTCAACTCAGCATCTCCAAACTTACTGATAAAAGTTCTCCACAGTGCAAGCATAGCGAAGTgtcaaagcacagagaggtctggtaaagcatagggaagcattgtaaagcacagagaggtctggtaaagcatagggaagcattgtaaagcacagagaggtctggtaaagcatagggaagcattgtaaagcacagagaggtctggtaaagcatagggaagcattgtaaagcacagagaggtctggtaaagcatagggaagcattgtaaagcacagagaggtgtggtaaagcatagggaagcattgtaaagcacagagaggtctggtaaagcatagggaagcattgtaaagcacaaagaggtctggtaaagcatagggaagcattgtaaagcacagagaggtctggtaaagcatagggaagcattgtaaagcacagagaggtgtggtaaagcatagggaagcattgtaaagcacagagaggtctggtaaagcatagggaagcattgtaaagcacagagaggtctggtaaagcatagggaagcattgtaaagcacagagaggtctggtaaagcatagggaagcattgtaaagcacagagaggtgtggtaaagcatagggaagcattgtaaagcacagagaggtgtggtaaagcatagggaagcattgtaaagcacagagaggtctggtaaagcatagggaagcattgtaaagcacagagaggtctggtaaagcatagagaagcattgtaaagcacaaagaggtgtggtaaagcatagggaagcattgtaaagcacagagaggtctggtaaagcatagggaagcattgtaaagcacagagaggtctggtaaagcatagggaagcattgtaaagcacagagaggtctggtaaagcatagggaagcattgtaaagcacagagaggtctggtaaagcatagggaagcattgtaaagcacagagaggtctggtaaagcatagggaagcattgtaaagcacagagaggtctggtaaagcatagggaagcattgtaaagcacagagaggtctggtaaagcatagggaagcattgtaaagcacagagaggtctggtaaagcatagggaagcattgtaaagcacagagaggtctggtaaagcatagggaagcattgtaaagcacagagaggtctggtaaagcatagggaagcattgtaaagcacagagaggtctggtaaagcatagggaagcattgtaaagcacagagaggtctggtaaagcatagggaagcattgtaaagcacagagaggtctggtaaagcatagggaagcattgtaaagcacagagaggtgtggtaaagcatagggaagcattgtaaagcacagagaggtctggtaaagcatagggaagcattgtaaagcacagagaggtgtggtaaagcatagggaagcattgtaaagcacagagaggtgtggtaaagcatagggaagcattgtaaagcacagagaggtgtggtaaagcatagggaagcattgtaaagcacagagaggtctggtaaagcatagagaagcattgtaaagcacagagaggtgtggtaaagcatagggaagcattgtaaagcacagagaggtgtggtaaagcatagggaagcattgtaaagcacagagaggtctggtaaagcatagggaagcattgtaaagcacagagaggtctggtaaagcatagggaagcattgtaaagcacagagaggtctggtaaagcatagggaagcattgtaaagcacagagaggtctggtaaagcatagggaagcattgtaaagcacagagaggtctggtaaagcatagggaagcattgtaaagcacagagaggtctggtaaagcatagggaagcattgtaaagcacagagaggtctggtaaagcatagggaagcattgtaaagcacagagaggtctggtaaagcatagggaagcattgtaaagcacagagaggtctggtaaagcatagggaagcattgtaaagcacagagaggtctggtaaagcatagggaagcattgtaaagcacagagaggtgtggtaaagcatagggaagcattgtaaagcacagagaggtctggtaaagcatagggaagcattgtaaagcacagagaggtctggtaaagcatagggaagcattgtaaagcacagagaggtctggtaaagcatagggaagcattgtaaagcacagagaggtgtggtaaagcatagggaagcattgtaaagcacagagaggtctggtaaagcatagggaagcattgtaaagcacagagaggtctggtaaagcatagggaagcattgtaaagcacagagaggtctggtaaagcatagggaagcattgtaaagcacagagaggtctggtaaagcatagggaagcattgtaaagcacagagaggtctggtaaagcatagggaagcattgtaaagcacagagaggtctggtaaagcatagggaagcattgtaaagcacagagaggtctggtaaagcatagggaagcattgtaaagcacagagaggtctggtaaagcatagggaagcattgtaaagcacagataggtctggtaacgcatagggaagcattgtaaagcacagagaggtctggtaaagcacagggaagcattgtaaagcacagagagggagagcGGACCTCTCCTTGATGTTTTGGTTGCTCTGACATTGTCTTGCAGTTTGTTAAGAGTGCGTGTCGTGTGTGTGATCGAGTGCTAATTTCCTTTTCTCTAAAAAAGGACGGAAGGTGGCCCAGCCAAAACTCAATTCCCTCCTCTGCGGCGACAAACAAtcagactttgttttgttttgtttttccgaTTTGGTTCTTCTATGGACCCGAAGCGCATTGGTCTTGGGAAAACGCTAACCTTTACTGAGAGAacacaaatacactttttttctggAACAATGTGTGCGATATATTAATTTGCACTGTCACGAGAACCCGGGATTTGGTTTGGGGAAGCTTATTAGCGTGTAAGACTGACGCATGACCGTGTTAGCTACCGTCTCTTCAGCATCGTGTTAATTTCAGGTATAAATTCTTTCAAATACAATCGACTTGCAATTCTCTTTATGGGCAGCAGATGGCGCCAACGTCAGCTGTGAATATCATATTATGCTCAGACTGCtctacaatgtattattattattattattattattattattattattattattattaataataataataataataataataataataataataataataataataataataataatactccccctgtcttgcccagctgcactggctacctgtaacgttcaggattactttcagaattgtcctgcttgcctacaaggcccttcatcacacaggtccagagtatctctccaacctgctgacccgctatgtccctgcatgcaagctgaggtcctctgactctggcttgcttgttatacccaagcaaaagtgcaccacactgggagaacgctcttttagcttcatggccccgactctctggaactctctcccagctgtagtgcgtgtagctcccacagtcgctcgcttcaaatcagctctcaagacccgcttgttctctctcgctttccatgtttcttcaagcctgatatctgttactaGCTGTTGTCTGAATTGctgtttcaggtttttcactccatcttattcatatgattctgtgtgacacacgcatccacaatgtttagaaatcacatcctagccttgtatttaatgtaatatgcctgtatttaatgtattggcattgtttttactgtttgtattgaatgtgctgtgcCCTGTATTtcattatgcattgttcctcactatcttggaAAGCGCTGTGTAatggtgctccactatgaaaggcgctatataaaatagattgattgattgattggcaaCCAGCCCTTATagactctctgtgtgtgtgtgtgtgtgtggtagtggttagggctctggactcttgaccggagggtcgtgggttcaatcccaggtgggggggacactgctgctgtacccttgagcaaggtactttacctagattgcgccaataaaaacccaactgtataaatggggaattgtatgtaaaaataatgtgatatcttgtaacaattgtaagtcgccctggataagggtgtctgctaagaaataaataacaataataataataataataataataataataataataataataataataataataataatatatgtatgtatttttttttctacagctgtggccaaaagttttgcatcccccagaattttaggattgagacatcatttaaataaaaccactatatgaacataatttagatcttttatttcacatcatgtaatgaaagaaactacaaaataatataaaaaaacaacaagtctaccggaaggaagCCGTAATAGAATCGTTCAGTATTTCCTGTTAGGTTTGGAAATGTCACCAGGACAGCTACACAGAGTggcggtgtgtgattcaatatgttaacgtgagaTTGTTCAGCGGGGTTTCACTCGACCTTTAGGAattcattctatagggcgatgcaatgCTTTTTGACCACAAGCTGAGCTGGAGCTGAGAGATCACACTGTCGCACGATTTCAATACTGCCAGTTAGAGTTCTCCAGACCAGCTTGAACCTCAAAGCAGCAGGCAGAGGCAGATTTCAAAGAAGATTATCGGTTTATATCAAACAAAATGAATGCCTGCAATTTAAAATGAGTGCATTAGAGAGGTCCGGTTGGTTTTCTGTGATAATGAAGCGCTCCCTCTCCCGCTCTGGTATCCTGGAAGGAATTTTGgtaggggggtgtgtgtgtgtgtggggggtgtgtgtggggggggtgcagcaggtaccccccccccctcacccgcTGGACACCCGATTAGCTTTCAGGACGCTTGTCTCTCCTTCCTTTCCTTTGTGACACACAGCTGTTCACGAATGATGTAATCCATAGCAGCTGAGCATCCCCCTGCACAGGCATGCGAGCCGGCTCTTTAGGGACACACAGGCGACACACGACTAGGActgccctcccccctccctcctcctcctcctcctcctccccctccccaagCCCTGCATTTGTAACTTAATGGAGTGCCATTATTACCCAGGAACTCGCCCACAGCGGCAGTGCCATTATTGCTATTACAGCTTTTAAAAGTCATTAGCTTGTctgcctttgtgtgtgtgtttgaaataaTCCTTGCGGTCCACTGAAAGACTCTGAACGTTTCTTAAGTGGGCAGTGGTTTTAAAAACAAGTCATTATTTATCAGCGCCATCTCACAGCCGCGCGTTACTGGCCGTCCCGTAACTAACCCTCGTAAGAGTTTCCCTGCAGCAAAATcacagaaaagtgtaataaaacacagtgacagcatcgtaaagcatagggaagcattgtaaagcacagagaggtctggtaaagcatagggaagcattgtaaagcacagagaggtctggtaaagcatagggaagcattgtaaagcacagagaggtctggtaaagcatagggaagcattgtaaagcacagagaggtgtggtaaagcataggaaagcattgtaaagcacagagaggtctggtaaagcatagggaagcattgtaaagcacagagaggtctggtaaagcatagggaagcattgtagagcacagagaggtgtggtaaagcatagggaagcattgtaaagcacagagaggtctggtaaagcatagggaagcattgtaaagcacagagaggtctggtaaagcatagggaagcattgtaaagcacagagaggtctggtaaagcatagggaagcattgtgaagcacagagaggtctggtaaagcatagggaagcattgtaaagtacagagaggtatggtaaagcatagggaagcattgtaaagcacagagaggtctggtaaagcatagggaagcattgtaaagtacagagaggtatggtaaagcataaggaagcattgtaaagcacagagaggtctggtaaagcatagggaagcattgtagagcacagagaggtgtggtaaagcatagggaagcattgtaaagcacagagaggtctggtaaagcatagggaagcattgtaaagcacagagaggtctggtaaagcatagggaagcattgtaaagcacagagaggtctggtaaagcatagggaagcattgtaaagcacagagaggtgtggtaaagcatagggaagcattgtaaagcacagagaggtgtggtaaagcattatTTCTGTACTTTGTATCATTCAAACTgtttgattttgttgctgtttttatttttaacgcttttgttgttgttggttttaacTCCACAAAACACAATGCAGCGCAACACGCAGTAACAACACAAGCCGCGGTCCATTACAGACCCGCCGGCCTCTCTCGATCAGTCCGGATTCCGCGTCTTTGTCACATTTTTAAACTCGTTCATTTTACCAGCAACAGGTGCAAATTCCTCCCGTGACAGAAAACCCGCCACTTCCTCGCCCGAGGCGCTTCCCCGACCCGTCCGCTGGGAGCTCCTTTGATTGAACTGGCTGTCTGATGTCGGGGTGACGCTCGGGGGACCCCAGCATGTATAACCCCAGCCCTGCTTTCATGACAGGAATACCATCCCTTCTTTTTATCTTCCgaaagaggagagagagtttAATAACGAAGGCTTGTgttcacttattttttttttgtgattcatATTATTGATGTTTTGTTATTGAATAAAAGGCGTGTCGGCTTAgtatttattatgaatatataataACGATATACTTTGCTGGAGCGACTCTGTATCGATAATAATATTGATAAAGACGAgacttttaattgaaaaaaagcaATCCGCTATTCcttttaactctctctctctctctctctctctctctctctctctctctctctctctctctctctctctctgtatttggGGCGTTGCTGGACTGACTGATGTCAAAGCTTGTTTTGATTTCTATACCCGGAGCCAATAGGAAAATGGAAAGCAGCGTCGAGAGAAAgtgagaaaagagagagaaatgatagagagcgagcgagagagagagagagagagaaagagagagagagagcgagaatgagagagaatgagagagagagggagagagagagagggagagggagagagcgagaatgagagagagagagagggagagggagagagcgagaatgagagagagagagcaagaatgagagagagagagagggagcgggagagagagagagcgagagagagagagcgagagagagagagagagagagagagagagagagagagagagggagagagagagagagagcacagaagCAACAGTCTATCAGCAGAAGCGAGGAGAGGAAGCAACGAAACAATATCTCTGCTGGATTTCAAATCgcattaatcaataaaataaataaacaacagaatTATTTACCGTGATGCAAACGACAAGTAGAGACTACGAGACCACGCCTTTTTAGTTGTTGCTGTTGTTCTGGAAATTAAGCGGCTGAGgtgactaattaaaaaaaaaagagagagaaagaaagaagcgaaagaaaaagaaaaaagcaacggATGTGTACTAAAACGCTGAACGCAAGAGCGGCCATAAAAGAtcattgaaaaataaacagacagagaccgAAGGAGCGAGAAGAGAGACGGATTTATCTGAGCTACAACAACGCGcgaggatacacacacacaaagctaagGCTGGATATTTTGTATctgtacatatgtatgtatgtatatctgTGTGCATGTagatgtgtgtgtgcgcgcaaaGGAGAGAGAGAGCCTTAAAGACAATACAGAACGTACCTGAACTTAACTTATAAGCGAACTCACTACAGACCTTGAAGTTCATAGGTGTGGTCAAGCAACCGCTCCGGATGTATCCTTTACCGGAGAGGGCTTTTACTATCTTCAATCAAGCACCGAGACTGACGGAAACTAAATAGGAGGACCCCCCTTATCCACCcctacccccctcccctccccccttcaCCCACCCCTCTCCTCCGATATCCCCAAAAAAATGGACAGCGCGGAGCAGCTGGGGCAAGAGGCACCGAAGCAGCCGTCTTTCACCACCCTCCTCCCCCCTTCTCCGTCCCCTCATCACCACCAACAGATGCCGCCAGGGGAGAAGAGCCTGCAAGCGCCGTCATTGCTCCAGCAACAGCACCCGTTGGCCCCCCCCGTCGGCCCGCTGGGCAACCATCAGCTCCAGACTCCCGCCTCCGCCCCAGCCGTTTCGTCCCCTCCCGGCTGCAGCTGCGGACTCGGGGGGCTGAGCTTCGGGGGTCTCGGTAGGGGGCTAGGGGGAGGGGGCCTCCACCAGCTTCTCAGCAACTCCACATCTGCCTCTTCCAGCAACGCGTCTCCAGCCCTGCCTCGGTCATTCGGGGTCCCGCACCCGCTCCAGCTCCCTCTGCTCAACTCCCCGTGCTTCGGTTCTCAAAACGCGCTCCACCCTTTGTCCAGCCGGCCCGGGAGCCAGCAAAACCTGAGCGACTTCCAGCTGCACCACCCTCCTCATCATCACTCGACCGGCCTGTCCCCGACCTCTGGGGCTGGAGAGAGGCTGTGCGGGGGAGGAGGGGTAGGGGGTGGGATTGGAGGGGTATGCAGCGGTGGCGGATGCACTACGGGCAAACACAGGCAAGCCAGCCCCCAGGTCCAGCGGCGGGACAGTAACCCCTTCACGGAGATAGCCATGAGTTCTTGCAAGTATAGCGGAGGGGTGATGAAGCCCCTCAGCCGACTCAGTGCCTCCCGGAGAAACCTTATCGAATCCGAGCCCGAATCTCAGCCCATGCAGGCGCTGGGCTCCGGGGTGCGGGCTGGAGGGAGCAGCAGCACCCCCGAGATCGTCATCTCGTCCAAAGAGGAGCTCCGTCCGATCCTCAACGCCAGTCAAAGCCACAATAGTCAGAATCACACCGGCGGGCCCGGGAGCGGCGCTGGCAGCGGCTCGAATTCCACCGGTACCGTCACCCAGGGCACCGCCGCCTCCAACAACCGGGGCGGCAGCAGCTACTCCAAAGCCAACAAGAGAAAAAACCAAAACGTGGGCTACAAGCTGGGCCGCCGGCGAACCTTGTTCGAGAAACGGAAACGGCTCAGCGACTACGCGCTGATTTTTGGGATGTTTGGCATCGTCGTCATGGTGATCGAGACCGAACTGTCGTGGGGCGTTTATACCAAGGTAAGTGACGTCACCCCCAATCTCCAATCTCGTTTTGAATCAtggaaaaagtttatttttatttagctatATAAAAGCCTGTTGCTTAAATTGTAATAATTGCgtcgaatttaaatcaagggaagtaatgttagaaCTTTAtgcgttagtaagacctcatctagaatattgtgttcagttctggtcacctcgttacaaaaaggatattgctgctctagaaagagtgcaaagaagagcgaccagaattatcccgggtttaaaaggcatgtcgtatgcagacaggctaaaataattgaatctattcagtcttgaacaaagaagactacgcggcgatctgattcaagcattcaaaatcctaaaaggtatagacaatgtcgacccaggggactttttcgacctgaaaaaagaaacaaggaccaggggtcacaaatggagattagataaaggggcattcagaacagaaaataggaggcactttttttacacacagaatcgtgagggtctggaaccaactccccagtaatgttgttgaagctgacaccctgggatccttcaagaagctgcttgatgagattctgggatcaataagctactaacaaccaaacgagcaagatgggctgaatgggggtctcctctcgtttggaaactttcttatgttcttaaaagttcTTAAAACCTGATTACCAAGCTCCtcttagaaaataataataataataataataataataataataataataataataataataataataataataataataataacacactttATAACCTATAGGTATTCTGAATTTGCACCCCATGTTCACAGTTTCGCGCCCCACACTCCTCTCCGTACAGCAGCAATAGAGAAACCAATGAATTTCCTGCATGAATTGCAACCATTCTGACGCCGCATTGAAAATGCAGTCGAGATTACCCGATAACAACCCGTGAACTCGTGGGTGGAGGACAGGGACGGAAAAGTAGGCTACCTCCGGCTAggtttgtttttctaaatgtttttaaaagtatttatccGGTGCGtcattgaaacacacacacacacacacgcacacgcacacgcacacgcacacacagtgtaACGTGTTTAATTTGTCGGCGGTGCGTGTTTTCGCCTGTCGCTCCTCACTCAGACTCTGTGATAAGACCAGGCAGGATACAGTGTTCGTGTTGCTAGGCTACCGGTGTcggtttttaaaagatgaatcgAGATTACATTTATAGATATGCATTAGACTACTCACAATAGCTGCGAGTCTGTGTAAACAACCAcattcttcatcatcatcatcatcatcataatcataataataataataataataataataataataataataataataataataataataataataataataataataatctattcaAATCCTCAATACATACTACATGCACGGTGCTATATGTAAAATATTGAACACGTTTTCTTCAATTGTCTTATATTAAGGATAGGGTGCCAATTCACATTCATACAATTAATCATAAGACCCTACACAACGGCTTTCTGTATAAACTAGTGTGAAAATGACGACACCATGCTTTCTCAAATTACCCCTCACCAATGCAATATCGATCCCCGCAAGACTCAGTGTCAGGATTCGTCTCTATACTTACCGGGTCCCGGTTAGTCGTTATGTAGCCTGTATATAAATGTGTCTCTTATGCGCTTTACCTCAGAGCATGTGTCTGCgtctgcgtgtgtctgtgtgtgtgtgtgtgtgtcagtgcgtgtgtgtgtgtgtcagtgtgtgtgtgtgtgtgtgtgtgtgtcagtgtgtgtgtgtgtgtgtgtcagtgtgtgtgtgtgtgtgtgtgtgtgtcactgtgtcagtgtgtgtgtgtgtgtgtgtgtgtgtcagtgtgtgtgtgtgtgtgtgtgtgtgtgtgtcagtgtgtgtgtgtcagtgtgtgtgtgtcactatttctatgtgtgtcagtgtgtgtgtgtgtctcagtgtgtgtgtgtgtgtgtgtgtgtgtgtgcgtgtttgaaaactgatttaagttttatttatgaagaaAAATCAAAGCGCTGATGTTGTGGTTTTGCGTGTGTGTTGTTGAATTGAGGCGCGCAGGCGCGTTTCTGGTTTAGAGGTGAGAGGTGGGTTATCCATCCTATATATAGAAACAGGAACATGTGaatgtggttaccatggcatcgaAAGtcttaaaccccccccccccctgctgttTGTTCCAGTCGCTGTGCGGCCCCGGACCGGGGGCGGGGGTGTTTGTGGCTTTTGGGGTCGGGACTGTCGGAAGCACAGCTGCCGATGCTGTGTAGCTGTGCGCTAAATCAGGATAAACACGCAGCTGTCATGCGCCCGCCAGgattaaactaaaaacaaaaaaacaaaaaacaaaaaacaaaaaatagaaatgtcACGCGAATTCGAAACGGATTTCCTGGTCGCGTCAATAACGAGAGCTGTTACCTCCTGTGAAAAATTCTACTGTGCGTTtgaaagaaatattaaatattcaTATTCATCTCTGCGTATGAGGAAATTCATATATTTCACATGAGGAGTTCAATTCACacaagccctgctgctgctgggcattcaggaagggtatagtgagcactccggggtcccattctaccagcctcaccccattgcagtgctattgaagatcattcaggaagggtatagtgagcactccggggtcccattctaccagcctcaccccattgtagtgctattgaagatcattcaggaagggtatagtgagcacactggggtcccattctaccagcctcaccccattgcagtgctactgaagatcattcaggaagggtatagtgagcacactggggtcccattctaccagcctcaccccattgtagtgctattgaagatcattcaggaagggtatagtgagcacactggggtcccattctaccagcctcaccccattgtagtgctattgaagattattcaggaagggtatagtgagcactctggggtcccattctaccagcctcaccccattgtagtgctattgaagatcattcaggaagggtatggtgagcacactggggtcccattctaccagcctcaccccattgtagtgctattgaagatcattcaggaagggtatagtgagcacactggggtcccattctaccagcctcaccccattgtagtgctattgaagatcattcaggaagggtatagtgagcacactggggtcccattctaccagcctcaccccattgtagtgctattgaagatcattcaggaagggtatagtgagcacactggggtcccattctaccagcctcaccccattgcagtgctattgaagatcattcaggaagggtatagtgagcacactggggtcccattctaccagcctcaccccattgcagtgctattgaagatcattcaggaagggtatagcgagcacactggggtcccattctaccagcctcaccccattgtagtgctattgaagatcattcaggaagggtatagtgagcacactggggtcccattctaccagcctcaccccattgcagtgctattgaagatcattcaggaagggtatagtgagcacactggggtcccattctaccagcctcgccccattgcagctgccctatacttgtgctgccATTGCACCTCAGTATAAcacattgcattgccattgccactgaagatcatttgcaAAGGCATAGTTCGCATAGCAATggcagcctcaccccattgcagctgccctgtACTTGCGCTGCCATTCACCTTGGACAGCACAGGCCCG
This region includes:
- the LOC117965048 gene encoding small conductance calcium-activated potassium channel protein 2-like isoform X2, with product MDSAEQLGQEAPKQPSFTTLLPPSPSPHHHQQMPPGEKSLQAPSLLQQQHPLAPPVGPLGNHQLQTPASAPAVSSPPGCSCGLGGLSFGGLGRGLGGGGLHQLLSNSTSASSSNASPALPRSFGVPHPLQLPLLNSPCFGSQNALHPLSSRPGSQQNLSDFQLHHPPHHHSTGLSPTSGAGERLCGGGGVGGGIGGVCSGGGCTTGKHRQASPQVQRRDSNPFTEIAMSSCKYSGGVMKPLSRLSASRRNLIESEPESQPMQALGSGVRAGGSSSTPEIVISSKEELRPILNASQSHNSQNHTGGPGSGAGSGSNSTGTVTQGTAASNNRGGSSYSKANKRKNQNVGYKLGRRRTLFEKRKRLSDYALIFGMFGIVVMVIETELSWGVYTKGSMYSLALKCLISLSTVILLGLIVAYHAREVQLFLIDNGADDWRIAMTYQRIFLISLEMLVCAVHPIPGQYRFLWRARLAFSYTPSHADADVDIFLAIPMFLRLYLIARVMLLHSKLFTDASSRSIGALNKINFNTRFVMKTLMTICPGTVLLVFSISLWIIAAWTVRVCERYHDNQDVTSNFLGAMWLISITFLSIGYGDMVPHTYCGKGVCLLTGIMGAGCTALVVAVVARKLELTKAEKHVHNFMMDTQLTKRAP